A DNA window from Cloacibacillus sp. An23 contains the following coding sequences:
- the cobJ gene encoding precorrin-3B C(17)-methyltransferase encodes MIYVVGLGPGNEDQMTPRALAALEKCDIIIGYKAYIELVRPLFEGRKELVASPMKGETERCRKVLELSKAGHTVALISSGDPGVYGMAGIMLEIADGQADVEIVPGMTAASTAAAVLGAPLMHDFAVISLSDLLTPWELIEKRLRAAAAADFVICLYNPASRGRPEHLARACAILMDEKPASTPAGWVRNAGRDGETHGVTTLGELPKAPIDMFCTVIIGNSSTRELGGRLVTPRGYKD; translated from the coding sequence ATGATTTACGTAGTCGGCCTCGGTCCGGGCAACGAGGACCAGATGACGCCGCGCGCGCTCGCGGCTCTCGAAAAATGTGACATCATAATCGGATATAAGGCTTACATAGAACTGGTGCGCCCGCTCTTCGAGGGACGCAAGGAGCTCGTCGCCTCGCCGATGAAGGGAGAAACGGAGCGCTGCCGCAAGGTGCTCGAACTTTCAAAGGCCGGGCACACCGTCGCGCTTATTTCGAGCGGCGACCCCGGCGTATACGGCATGGCGGGAATCATGCTCGAGATAGCCGACGGACAGGCCGACGTAGAGATAGTGCCGGGCATGACGGCGGCCTCGACCGCGGCGGCGGTGCTCGGCGCGCCGCTGATGCACGACTTCGCCGTGATAAGTCTGAGCGACCTGCTCACGCCGTGGGAGCTTATCGAGAAGCGCCTTCGCGCGGCGGCCGCGGCGGACTTCGTTATATGCCTCTACAACCCCGCGAGCCGCGGGCGGCCGGAGCACCTTGCGCGCGCCTGCGCGATATTAATGGATGAAAAGCCCGCTTCGACGCCGGCCGGCTGGGTGCGCAACGCGGGGCGCGACGGGGAGACTCACGGCGTCACGACGCTCGGCGAGCTGCCGAAAGCCCCGATAGACATGTTCTGCACCGTCATAATAGGCAACAGCTCGACGCGCGAGCTCGGCGGACGGCTCGTAACGCCGCGCGGCTACAAGGATTAG